The proteins below come from a single Mustela erminea isolate mMusErm1 chromosome 14, mMusErm1.Pri, whole genome shotgun sequence genomic window:
- the LOC116573746 gene encoding zinc finger protein OZF-like: protein MLENYNIFLSLEELKVDGIIESKENQDKHLWQHAFINNKKVTTEKENVLRKTLNLCIDFIPSIKLPRKYNLDGIGSENMSELTINKSYSGKKSDDGNGYKKLLPDINHEKTHTREKFDEFDKNESIFYHNENFIQQQKIHTVEQLPEYNDCIKTSHSNALLITHKKIHTGEKLCDYNKRQKTFRSESNHMLRQITYSRKSHYKFSECGESCEKSVLWKKHPRIHMGEECEKYHECDVCGKTFLRKSNLTIHHRIHTGEKPYKCNECGKSFYQKSTLTVHQRTHTGERPYECVKCGKKFYQNSALHQHQRTHTGEKPYKCSECGKSFSQKSDLTVHQSSHTGEKPYKCNKCDKSFSIKSKLTVHQRIHSGEKPYECSNCGKMYHMKSTLIKHQRLHTGQKIYECSECRKTFCGKSVLLKHQRIHTGEKPYECVECRKTFSEKSTLSKHQRIHTGEKPFECNKCGKSFCQKSQLIEHQRIHTGEKPFECKECRRTFCQRASLNVHQRTHTGERPYECNECGKSFYDSSTLTKHKRIHSGEKPYECNECGKTFSHKATLTTHQRIHKRKTL from the exons atgctggagaactatAACATCTTTCTCTCGCTAG aaGAATTGAAAGTTGATGGCATAATAGAGAGCAAAGAAAACCAAGACAAACATTTATGGCAACATGCATTTATCAATAACAAAAAAGTgactacagagaaagagaatgtgttaAGGAAAACACTTAATCTGTGCATAGACTTTATTCCTTCCATAAAATTGCCACGTAAATATAATCTAGATGGAATTGGTTCAGAAAATATGTCAGAGTTAACCATTAATAAAAGCTATTCGGGAAAGAAATCTGATGATGGCAATGGTTACAAGAAATTGCTTCCTGATATTAATCATGAAAAAACTCATACTAGAGAGAAGTTTGATGAATTTGATAAAAATGAGAGCATCTTCTATCATAATGAGAATTTTATTCAGCAACAAAAGATTCACACTGTGGAACAACTGCCTGAATATAATGATTGCATTAAAACCTCCCACAGTAATGCTCTCTTGATTACACATAAGAAaattcacacaggagagaaattaTGTGATTATAATAAACGTCAGAAAACTTTCAGGAGTGAGTCAAACCACATGCTACGTCAGATAACTTACTCAAGGAAGAGTCACTATAAATTCAGTGAATGTGGGGAAAGCTGTGAAAAGTCAGTCCTTTGGAAGAAACATCCTAGAATTCACATGGGTGAAGAATGTGAGAAATACCACGAGTGTGATGTATGTGGGAAAACCTTCCTCCGGAAGTCAAACCTCACAATACATCACAGAATacacacaggagaaaaaccatataaatgtaatgaatgtgggaaatcctttTACCAGAAGTCAACCCTCACTGTACATcaaagaactcatacaggagAGAGACCCTATGAATGTGTTAAATGTGGGAAAAAATTCTACCAGAACTCAGCCCTCCATCAGCATCAAAGAacacacacaggggagaagccTTACAAATGTAGTGAATGTGGAAAATCTTTCTCCCAAAAGTCAGACCTGACTGTGCATCAAAGCTCTCACACAGGAGAAAAAccttataaatgtaataaatgtgaCAAGTCCTTTAGTATAAAGTCAAAACTCACTGTACACCAGAGAATACACTCAGGggagaagccctatgaatgtaGCAACTGTGGGAAGATGTATCATATGAAGTCAACCCTCATTAAGCATCAAAGACTACACACAGGGCAGAAGATATACGAATGCAGTGAATGTAGGAAGACCTTCTGTGGGAAGTCGGTCCTCCTtaaacatcagagaattcatacaggGGAGAAACCTTACGAGTGTGTAGAATGTAGGAAGACCTTTTCTGAGAAGTCAACCCTCAGTAAACATCAGAggattcatactggagagaaaccgtTTGAATGTAACAAATGCGGGAAGTCTTTCTGCCAAAAGTCACAGCTCATtgaacatcagagaattcatacaggGGAGAAGCCCTTTGAATGTAAAGAATGTAGGAGAACATTTTGCCAGAGGGCATCCCTCAATGTACatcagagaacacacacaggagagaggCCCTATGAATGTAACGAATGTGGAAAATCTTTTTATGATAGTTCGACCCTCACTAAACATAAGAGGATTCATTCAggggagaaaccctatgaatgtaatgaatgtgggaagacCTTCAGCCACAAAGCAACTCTCACCACACATCAGagaatacacaaaagaaaaacactgtaa